One genomic window of Deinococcus ruber includes the following:
- a CDS encoding BMP family ABC transporter substrate-binding protein — MKKYITIGLALTAGLTAVALQTSPAQAQSMTSGKLKACFIYVGPTGDIGWTYAHDQARLAAVKALPWLDTKYVESVPEGQALPAIDRLVADKCQVIFTTSFGYMDDTLAAAKKYPNVIFAHAAGYKRNANMATYMADFYQVFYLNGLVAGALTKSGKVGFVGTYPIPELKRHLSAFALGVLAANPKAEVDVKWLNSWFDPAKTREASEALLSEGSDVLTSSEDSATGVQTAAAKKVPTFSHYNSMYKFSPDYVVSGHIVHWDKIYIDFLTKVHNGTYTTKNLVNVDYWWLLNKGAVEMGADNGVAINPKYVAQLKAAKMTVAGKSVSVYDRLMQLTADMKSAKPTFDPYAGPIKDRKGVLRVPAGKTMSIADLNNMAWVAPGVKGDVADEPKK, encoded by the coding sequence ATGAAGAAGTACATCACCATCGGTCTTGCCCTTACCGCCGGTCTCACGGCTGTCGCCCTCCAGACCAGCCCCGCTCAGGCGCAGTCCATGACCAGTGGCAAGCTCAAGGCCTGCTTCATCTACGTCGGCCCGACGGGCGATATCGGCTGGACGTATGCCCACGATCAGGCGCGTCTGGCAGCCGTGAAGGCGCTGCCCTGGCTCGACACCAAATACGTCGAGAGCGTGCCGGAAGGTCAGGCGCTCCCGGCCATCGACCGTCTGGTTGCCGACAAGTGCCAGGTGATCTTCACCACGTCGTTCGGCTACATGGACGACACGCTGGCAGCCGCCAAGAAGTACCCCAACGTGATCTTCGCGCACGCGGCGGGCTACAAGCGCAATGCCAACATGGCGACGTACATGGCCGACTTCTATCAGGTGTTTTACCTGAACGGTCTGGTTGCCGGCGCACTGACCAAGAGCGGCAAGGTGGGCTTCGTCGGTACGTATCCGATCCCCGAACTCAAGCGCCACCTGTCGGCCTTTGCGCTGGGTGTGCTGGCCGCCAACCCCAAGGCCGAAGTGGACGTGAAGTGGCTGAACAGCTGGTTTGACCCCGCCAAGACCCGCGAGGCCAGCGAGGCGCTGCTGTCGGAAGGCTCCGACGTCCTGACCAGCAGCGAGGACAGTGCGACCGGCGTACAGACCGCCGCCGCCAAGAAGGTGCCGACCTTCAGCCACTACAACAGCATGTACAAGTTCTCTCCCGATTACGTGGTGTCGGGCCATATCGTCCACTGGGACAAGATCTACATCGACTTCCTGACCAAGGTTCATAACGGCACCTACACCACCAAGAATCTCGTCAACGTCGATTACTGGTGGCTGCTGAACAAGGGCGCAGTCGAGATGGGGGCCGATAACGGCGTGGCGATCAATCCCAAGTACGTGGCGCAGCTGAAGGCCGCCAAGATGACCGTGGCGGGCAAGTCGGTCAGCGTGTACGACCGACTGATGCAGCTCACCGCCGATATGAAGTCGGCCAAGCCTACCTTCGATCCCTACGCAGGTCCGATCAAGGACCGCAAAGGCGTGTTGCGCGTGCCCGCTGGCAAGACCATGAGCATCGCCGATCTGAACAACATGGCGT